The Prunus persica cultivar Lovell chromosome G7, Prunus_persica_NCBIv2, whole genome shotgun sequence genome has a segment encoding these proteins:
- the LOC109950347 gene encoding uncharacterized protein LOC109950347: MAVILMLAYGSFADQVDKITRMEKSTTLERVVKFCDVIETLYSRDYFRKSTPWDLQRLLQKAEARDFPGIIGSIDCMHWQWKNCPTTWQEDYGNRKGQKNIILKAVVGFNTWVWHAFFRVAGLQNDLNVLGQSPVFNNVLRDEASNISYGINNTIYWNCYYLAGSIYPR; encoded by the coding sequence ATGGCTGTTATACTAATGCTGGCGTATGGTTCAtttgctgatcaggtggataaGATTACTAGGATGGAGAAGTCCACTACTCTAGAGAGGGTGGTTAAATTTTGTGATGTAATTGAAACTCTCTACAGCAGGGACTACTTCCGCAAATCTACGCCTTGGGACCTCCAAAGACTTCTACAGAAAGCCGAAGCTCGAGATTTTCCTGGCATAATTGGAAGCATCGACTGTatgcactggcaatggaagaattgcccaactacCTGGCAAGAAGATTATGGAAATAGGAAAGGGCAAAAAAATATCATTCTTAAAGCTGTTGTTGGATTCaatacatgggtttggcatgcttTCTTCAGAGTTGCCGGATTGCAAAACGACTTGaacgtgctgggtcaatcACCGGTATTCAACAATGTCTTGAGAGATGAAGCCTCGAATATCTCCTATGGAATCAACAATACCATATACTGGAATTGCTATTATCTAGCAGGCAGCATCTACCCGAGGTAG